The genomic DNA GAACGTTGATGGAGCAGGACGTGATCGAAGTGATTCCGTTAGCCTACATGCGTGGTCGAACGCTGAACGATGCCTTCATCATTTTGGATGAGGCGCAGAATACGACCGTGGCGCAGATGAAGATGTTCCTGACCCGTTTGGGTGAACGCAGCAAGATGGTTGTGTCGGGGGATTCGACACAAGTCGACTTGCCACGCGGTGTGCAAAGCGGTCTGATCGATGCGATCGGTCGGCTCCGCAATGTGAAGGGCATCGGACTCTCAAAGCTGGAAGTGACCGATATTGTGCGGCACCGCTTGGTGCAGGAAATTGTCAACGCCTACGAGGAAGACAAAGGATAGCCGAACCCTGGAACACGACACCGTCGATGGTTGAGAGCACGTATTCCGTGATCCCACGATTTTGACGGTCCGCGTTTTGTATCGGCTAATACGATGAGTTCCGCAACACAAAATCGAACGCGCAGCGAACGCGTCGCCTCGTTGCAATTGCCTCCGGGTAAATTTCAACGCTTCATCGCCTTGGTGCGTCAAAGCCAAGTTTGGGTTCGGTTTGCGATCGCGCTGATCGCTGCGCTGATCATCTTGACGGTCTGCCAATGTTGGCGGGTCCCGTTTGCTTATCGCACCGGTTACATCCCCCCTCGCGACATGTATGCGCGGGTTCAATTCGATGTTCCCGATCTAGCCAAGACACAATCGGCCAAAGACCTCAAGCGTCGCAGCGTGATTGCGTTTTACAGCAATCGCAGCCTGCCGTTGACTCAGTTGCGCGAGAAACTGAAGGATCAAATGTTCTTGGTCCTCGAAGCCCCTTCGTTCGACCAATTAAGCAATTCGGCCCGCGACGCCTGGGCACAATTCTTCAAAGGGGATGAGACGGCCGGTCCCGACGAGACCGCGCCGGCGACCTTTGCGGCACTGAAAGCCACGTTTGCCGAGGACGAAGAACTACAGAAGCTGGACAAAGCGATCCGCTTGGCCATGTTCCCGTTTTACGAAACGGGCCTGCTGCGAAGCTTGGAACACGAGGAAGGGGACGCCAGTTCGATCCGCGTCTATCCCGAGAATCAGCCATCGGACATTCAATTGGTGCCGGTCGATCGTGTTCGCATCGCGCAAGCATCGTTGGACCTGAAGCAGCGGATTATCGAAGAATTTAAGCTGCAGTTCGAGTTTGAAAAATCACCGCGTGCCGCCAAGATCGTTGGCGATTGGTTAGCCGATCGCTTGCCGGTGACGCTCGACTACGACGAAGCCCGCAGCGAAGAGGCTCGCAAAAAAGCGGCCGACGAAGTTCCCGACGTATTAACGACCTACTACCCTGGTCGGACATCGATCGCACCGTCGGGCAAACCGCTGGGAAAACAGCAATTGGATCTGCTGCAATCGGAATGGAACGCGCTACAAGGTTCGCGATCGTTCACCGACGCCATGATGCGTTTGCTCGCCTACGCGGGCATGCTCGCCGCCCTCTACTTGCTGTGCGGTTCGTACATCTATTTTGTTCACGATCCGGTCTTGATCACCGACGTCGGCAAGTTGACACGCTTGTTGTCGCTGGTCGTGTTGGTCGTGTCGGCGTGCTGGTATGCGTCGGCCGACAAATGGCAGGCCGAAGTGATTCCTTTGGTGCTTGCGGCAATAACCGCCACGGTCGCTTACGGACGCGAACTCGCATTACTGTTGATCGCGGCGTCGTCGCTGGCCGTTACACTGTTGATCGGTCAAGACTTGCCCGATCTCGTCGTTCTGTCGGCTGCGACGCTCAGCTGCATTCTCTTGTTGGGACGGATTCGAACGCGAACCCGATTGATCACGATCGGCGCGGGGGCCGCGTTGGTGACCGCCGCGACCGTGATCGGTGTGGGAGTAGTCGCGGGACAATCGCTCGGTTCGGGCGAACCGACCAACGTGACCGAAGGAATCTATCAATCGCTGGGGCTCGGCGCTTTGATGATCGAACTGAGCAAGGGCTCGGTTTGGGCGGGAACGTTGGTATTGGTTGCCAGCATGTTGATGACGGGGCTGTTGCCGTTCGTCGAAAAAATCTTTGGCGTGCAAACGGATCTGAGTCTGTTGGAACTGGGCGACGCCAGCCATCCCCTGTTGCGACAACTGGCGCAAAGAGCTCCCGGCACCTACAACCACTCGATCAACGTTGCTTCGATTGCCGAAGCGGCGGCCGATGCGATTGGCGGCAATGGACTGCTGGTTCGCGTGGGAGCTTACTTCCACGACATCGGGAAGATTTTCAAGCCCGACTATTTCATCGAAAACCAAGGCGGCGGGCCGAACCAACACGATTCATTGCAACCGGCGATGAGTACGTTGGTGATCATTGCGCATGTCAAAGACGGGGCCGACTTGGCTCGCTCGCATCATCTGCCCGAACCGATGATCGACTTCATTCTGCAGCACCACGGAACGACCTTGGTCGAGTATTTCTATCGCGAAGCGAAGGAGCGGAGCGAGGAGAGCCCGAACAAGGAAGAGGTCTCTGACAAAGACTTCCGTTATCCCGGCCCTAAGCCGCGGTCATTGGAAGCGGCAGTGTTGATGTTGTCCGACGGAGTCGAAAGCGCCAGCCGAACGCTGGTCGATCCAACGCCCGCGCGTATCAAGAGCTTGGTCGAACAGATCGCGATGAAGCGTTTAACCGATGGCCAATTCGATGAATCGGGGCTGACGCTCAAGCAGCTCGATCGGGTCAAGCAGAGCCTGGTGAAATCGTTGACCGCCATCTATCATGCTCGCGTCAAATACCCCGGCCAACAGACGGCGTGATGTCTAGCGATGGTCGAGTTATCGAAAAACGAAATCATGGAAGACCATGCTGGCATGAAGACCTGGAGCCCCTCTGCGTGAACGATCTGGACAAAGACTTGAAGGTTGAAATCAACATCCAACACACCGCATCGTTCATCGATCCGGCCGCTTTGGAATCGGCCGTCCGTTTGGTCGCCGATACTTATGGGATCGAGACCGGGGAAGTCAGCATCGGAGTCGTCGACGACGAAAACATGCAGCGGTTGAACAACCAATTCCTGCAGCATGACTACACCACCGATTGTTTGAGTTTTGTCTATGAGGAATCGGACAATTCGATCAGCGGCGAATTGATCTTGTGCGCCGACTATGCCTCCCGCGAAGCTCAACAATTCGATTGGCAGCCCGAATCGGAATTGCTGTTATATGCCATTCATGGCATGTTGCATCTGATGGGCATGGAAGACACCACCGACGAAGGTCGGCAGGCAATGCGTGACGAAGAACGCGAAATGTTATCGCGTTTGGGCATCGAGGGTGCCCAACGGCATGGTCTTCCCACGAACTCTAACCCGAGCGAGAAATGTTAGATCTTCAGTTGGTCGTGGCGATCGCGATCATCGGATTTGCAATGGGAACCATCGGCGGATTAGGCGCCGAATTATTGGAGCGATTTATCGGTCGATCGCTCGAAGCCTACTGTCGACTGCAGGGCCGTCGAGGCAGGTTTGGCGAAGTGCTCGACCGCCAGGAAGATGCCACGCGCGGCGCGTTGTACCTGCGGATCATCGGCAACGTGCTGTTCTTGTCCTGCGGCACGATCGCCTTGATCGCGCCCAGTCTTACCGAAAATGGAGTCGATGGCAGTCGGTTGCTCTCGTGGATGGTGGTCGCCAGCAGTTTGGTGATGTTCACCCATCTTTGGTTGCCAGCCGCCGTCACGCGTTTCGCTTCGGCACCGGTTTTGTACCGCACCTGGCCGTTCTGGAACGGATTGGCCGTCGTGATGCATCCCCTGTCAATTCCCGGCGTCGTGGTCGAATGGTTTGCCCGCCGATTGTCGGGGCAACAGGAGGACGCTTCCGAAGAGGAAGAACTGCTGGAGGACGAAATCCGCACCATCATCACCGCTGG from Rosistilla carotiformis includes the following:
- a CDS encoding HD family phosphohydrolase; this translates as MSSATQNRTRSERVASLQLPPGKFQRFIALVRQSQVWVRFAIALIAALIILTVCQCWRVPFAYRTGYIPPRDMYARVQFDVPDLAKTQSAKDLKRRSVIAFYSNRSLPLTQLREKLKDQMFLVLEAPSFDQLSNSARDAWAQFFKGDETAGPDETAPATFAALKATFAEDEELQKLDKAIRLAMFPFYETGLLRSLEHEEGDASSIRVYPENQPSDIQLVPVDRVRIAQASLDLKQRIIEEFKLQFEFEKSPRAAKIVGDWLADRLPVTLDYDEARSEEARKKAADEVPDVLTTYYPGRTSIAPSGKPLGKQQLDLLQSEWNALQGSRSFTDAMMRLLAYAGMLAALYLLCGSYIYFVHDPVLITDVGKLTRLLSLVVLVVSACWYASADKWQAEVIPLVLAAITATVAYGRELALLLIAASSLAVTLLIGQDLPDLVVLSAATLSCILLLGRIRTRTRLITIGAGAALVTAATVIGVGVVAGQSLGSGEPTNVTEGIYQSLGLGALMIELSKGSVWAGTLVLVASMLMTGLLPFVEKIFGVQTDLSLLELGDASHPLLRQLAQRAPGTYNHSINVASIAEAAADAIGGNGLLVRVGAYFHDIGKIFKPDYFIENQGGGPNQHDSLQPAMSTLVIIAHVKDGADLARSHHLPEPMIDFILQHHGTTLVEYFYREAKERSEESPNKEEVSDKDFRYPGPKPRSLEAAVLMLSDGVESASRTLVDPTPARIKSLVEQIAMKRLTDGQFDESGLTLKQLDRVKQSLVKSLTAIYHARVKYPGQQTA
- the ybeY gene encoding rRNA maturation RNase YbeY; protein product: MNDLDKDLKVEINIQHTASFIDPAALESAVRLVADTYGIETGEVSIGVVDDENMQRLNNQFLQHDYTTDCLSFVYEESDNSISGELILCADYASREAQQFDWQPESELLLYAIHGMLHLMGMEDTTDEGRQAMRDEEREMLSRLGIEGAQRHGLPTNSNPSEKC